A genomic window from Glaciihabitans sp. INWT7 includes:
- a CDS encoding ABC transporter permease, with the protein MAAVSGVRPVGAAPGRVARTVILGVVGVVFAIPIIAMLEFSFRNLAGGYTLTHWAGVFSPTATVTYAAIFTGLGNSLLLAVVTVVIILVILLPTMILVQLQFPRLRRVLEFVCIIPITVPAIVMVVGLAPVYSVVARLAGSSIWTLAFAYGVTVLPYAYRAIQSNLSAVDVVTLSEAARSLGAGWGSVLWRVILPNLRRGILAASFITVAVVLGEFTIASLLNRVNLQTALVQVSKSDPFVAVIFSLLALAFAFVLLLLIGRLASDRRTRSVKKAS; encoded by the coding sequence GTGGCAGCAGTGAGCGGCGTGCGCCCCGTGGGGGCGGCGCCCGGGCGGGTCGCCCGCACCGTGATTCTCGGCGTTGTCGGCGTCGTGTTCGCTATCCCCATCATCGCGATGCTCGAATTCAGTTTTCGCAATCTTGCGGGCGGCTACACCCTCACCCACTGGGCCGGTGTCTTCTCCCCGACGGCGACGGTCACCTACGCCGCGATCTTCACCGGCCTCGGCAACTCGCTTCTGCTCGCGGTGGTGACCGTCGTGATCATCCTCGTGATCCTGCTGCCCACGATGATCCTGGTGCAGCTGCAGTTTCCGCGACTGCGGCGCGTGCTCGAGTTCGTGTGCATCATCCCGATCACGGTGCCCGCCATCGTGATGGTCGTGGGTCTCGCTCCCGTGTATTCGGTGGTGGCCCGACTGGCGGGTTCCTCGATCTGGACGCTGGCCTTCGCCTACGGCGTCACCGTGCTGCCCTACGCCTACCGGGCGATCCAGTCCAACCTGAGTGCCGTGGATGTCGTGACGCTGTCCGAGGCTGCGCGTTCGCTCGGTGCCGGCTGGGGGAGCGTGTTGTGGCGGGTCATCCTGCCCAACCTTCGCCGCGGCATCCTGGCGGCCTCGTTCATCACCGTGGCGGTGGTGCTCGGGGAGTTCACCATCGCCTCGCTGCTCAACCGTGTGAACCTGCAGACGGCTCTCGTGCAGGTCTCCAAGAGCGACCCCTTCGTCGCCGTGATCTTTTCATTGCTGGCGCTCGCGTTCGCATTCGTCCTGCTCCTGCTCATCGGCCGCCTCGCATCCGACCGCCGTACCCGTTCCGTGAAGAAGGCCTCATGA
- a CDS encoding ABC transporter permease subunit, translating to MTVETSPPRTARRLVSVSPSVLGLTPFALYVLLFLAIPTVLAVLSGLFDAQGHFTLANVAALFAPDILKTFASSFWVSAVTAVVGAVVGALVCYALLGMNPQGALRSMVDSAASVLAQFGGVMLAFAFIATIGIQGFVTVFLRGLGIDIFSNGVWLYQVPGLLLPYIYFQVPLMIITFMPALEGLKPQWAEANATLGGTRLTYWVRIAGPVLAPSFLGSLLLLFANAFSSYATAAALISQGAQIVPLQIRAALISETVLGRSNMAGALALGMIVIMVVLMWGYSALQSRTTRWQQ from the coding sequence GTGACCGTCGAGACGAGTCCGCCGCGCACCGCGCGGCGGCTCGTCTCCGTGTCGCCTTCCGTGCTCGGCCTCACGCCGTTCGCTCTGTATGTGTTGCTCTTCCTCGCGATCCCCACGGTGCTCGCCGTGCTCTCCGGGCTGTTCGACGCGCAGGGGCACTTCACCCTTGCCAACGTCGCCGCGCTGTTCGCCCCGGACATCCTCAAGACCTTCGCCAGTTCGTTCTGGGTCTCGGCCGTCACCGCGGTGGTCGGCGCTGTCGTGGGCGCACTCGTCTGCTACGCCCTGCTCGGCATGAATCCGCAGGGCGCGCTCCGGTCGATGGTCGACTCCGCCGCGAGTGTGCTCGCGCAATTCGGCGGGGTGATGCTTGCCTTCGCATTCATCGCGACCATCGGCATCCAGGGCTTCGTGACCGTGTTTCTACGCGGACTCGGGATCGACATCTTCTCGAACGGGGTCTGGCTGTACCAAGTGCCTGGACTGCTGCTGCCCTACATCTACTTTCAGGTGCCGCTCATGATCATCACCTTCATGCCGGCGCTCGAGGGGCTGAAGCCGCAGTGGGCCGAGGCGAACGCCACGCTCGGCGGAACTCGCCTCACCTATTGGGTGCGTATCGCCGGACCGGTGCTCGCACCGTCGTTCCTCGGCAGCCTTCTGCTTCTCTTCGCCAACGCGTTCTCGTCGTACGCCACGGCGGCGGCACTCATCAGCCAGGGGGCGCAGATCGTGCCGCTGCAGATCCGCGCGGCCCTCATCAGCGAGACCGTGCTCGGGCGAAGCAACATGGCCGGTGCGCTCGCACTCGGGATGATCGTGATCATGGTGGTGCTGATGTGGGGCTACTCCGCCCTGCAGTCGCGCACGACCCGGTGGCAGCAGTGA
- a CDS encoding ABC transporter substrate-binding protein produces the protein MFNRRTIVGIAAVAAITISLSACSSTPTPAASGAADAKTATSVSAFGDMAGLVKAANKEGALNVIALPDNWANYGKIIAAFKKKYPKITVNSANPDGSSAEEIKAADDLAGQDTAPDVFDIGPAVALASTAKFAPYKVSTWADVPEANKEKTGLWVNDYTGLMSVGYDSKVIKTAPKKLSDLLGSAYKGKVAINGDPTQAGAAFAAVGLAAIQNGGTADDFQPGIDFFQKLSKAGNFLTLDPTPATIASGETPVVFDWSYNNLAQAATTPNWKTVVFPGSAYGSYYNQAINKDAPHPAAARLWEEFVYSPAVQNLYLAAGAFPVQIAAMDKAGTTDKSAQAVAGKMPSEFVSPTDAQTTSAGALLTAKWAAAVAQ, from the coding sequence GTGTTCAACAGGCGCACCATCGTCGGAATCGCAGCAGTCGCCGCGATCACCATCTCACTCAGCGCGTGCTCCAGCACGCCGACCCCCGCAGCATCCGGCGCCGCGGACGCCAAGACCGCAACGAGCGTCTCCGCATTCGGTGACATGGCCGGCCTGGTGAAGGCAGCCAACAAGGAGGGCGCACTCAACGTGATCGCCCTGCCCGACAACTGGGCGAACTACGGCAAGATCATCGCCGCGTTCAAGAAGAAGTACCCCAAGATCACCGTCAACTCCGCGAACCCCGACGGCTCGAGCGCCGAGGAGATCAAGGCTGCCGACGACCTCGCCGGCCAGGACACGGCTCCGGATGTCTTCGACATCGGCCCCGCCGTCGCCCTCGCCAGCACCGCGAAATTCGCCCCGTACAAGGTCTCCACCTGGGCCGACGTTCCCGAGGCCAATAAGGAGAAGACCGGTCTCTGGGTCAACGACTACACCGGACTGATGTCGGTCGGCTACGACTCCAAGGTGATCAAGACGGCACCGAAGAAGCTCTCAGACCTGCTGGGAAGCGCCTATAAGGGCAAGGTCGCCATCAACGGAGACCCGACCCAGGCCGGTGCGGCCTTCGCTGCGGTCGGACTCGCGGCCATCCAGAACGGTGGCACCGCCGACGACTTCCAGCCGGGCATCGACTTCTTCCAGAAGCTCAGCAAGGCGGGCAACTTCCTCACGCTCGACCCGACCCCGGCGACGATCGCCTCCGGCGAGACCCCGGTCGTCTTCGACTGGAGCTACAACAACCTCGCGCAGGCCGCGACCACCCCGAACTGGAAGACCGTCGTCTTCCCGGGCAGCGCCTACGGCAGCTACTACAACCAGGCGATCAACAAGGACGCTCCGCACCCCGCGGCCGCCCGCCTCTGGGAGGAGTTCGTCTACAGCCCCGCCGTGCAGAACCTCTATCTGGCCGCCGGCGCGTTCCCGGTGCAGATCGCCGCGATGGACAAGGCCGGCACGACAGACAAGAGCGCCCAGGCCGTCGCCGGCAAGATGCCGTCCGAGTTCGTCTCTCCGACGGATGCCCAGACCACCAGCGCGGGCGCACTGCTCACCGCGAAGTGGGCTGCGGCAGTAGCCCAGTAG
- a CDS encoding ABC transporter ATP-binding protein: MTSASPSASTGGATVELIDVVKDYAGHRALTGVNLSVRPGEFVALLGPSGCGKTTALRALSGLEQVNGGSILIDGVDVVDVPVNKRDIGMVFQSYSLFPHLTAVENVEFGLRMRKVAAGDRRARAAESLELVGLGHLAARYAHQLSGGQQQRIALARALVTRPRVLLLDEPLSALDAKVRVQLRDEIRRIQTDLGITTLFVTHDQEEALAVADRVAVMRDGNIEQIGTPEELYTTPSTPFVAAFVGLSNRMPATLSNGRVSLYGETLDVLGSPALSGPVLALVRPEDLLLVAPTTPGSFAARVVASSFLGSLRRTQLSLSDGTLVSVQHDVSEHPQPGESVAVRLRGNAVSVSGTDG; this comes from the coding sequence ATGACTTCCGCTTCCCCCTCAGCCTCGACCGGCGGCGCAACAGTCGAGCTCATCGACGTCGTCAAGGACTATGCCGGCCACCGCGCCCTCACCGGAGTGAACCTCTCGGTACGACCGGGCGAGTTCGTTGCCCTGCTCGGGCCTTCGGGGTGTGGCAAGACGACCGCGCTTCGCGCCCTCTCCGGCCTGGAGCAGGTGAACGGGGGCAGCATCCTCATCGACGGCGTCGATGTGGTGGATGTGCCGGTGAACAAGCGCGACATAGGGATGGTGTTCCAGTCCTACTCGCTCTTCCCTCACCTCACCGCCGTCGAGAACGTGGAGTTCGGGCTGCGCATGCGCAAGGTCGCGGCCGGCGACCGTCGCGCTCGTGCGGCCGAGAGCCTCGAGCTCGTCGGCCTCGGCCACCTCGCGGCCCGCTACGCTCACCAGCTCTCCGGCGGACAGCAGCAGCGCATCGCGCTGGCCCGAGCGCTGGTGACCCGGCCGCGCGTGCTTCTGCTCGACGAACCGCTCTCTGCCCTCGATGCCAAGGTGCGGGTGCAGTTGCGCGACGAGATCCGTCGCATCCAGACCGACCTGGGAATCACCACGCTGTTCGTGACGCACGACCAGGAAGAGGCCCTCGCGGTGGCCGACCGGGTCGCCGTGATGCGCGACGGCAACATCGAGCAGATCGGCACCCCTGAGGAGCTCTACACGACCCCGTCGACACCCTTCGTCGCGGCTTTCGTCGGCCTCAGCAACCGGATGCCCGCCACCCTGTCGAACGGACGGGTCAGCTTGTACGGCGAGACGCTCGACGTACTCGGGTCGCCCGCGCTGAGCGGGCCGGTGCTCGCCCTCGTGCGGCCTGAGGACCTGCTGCTCGTCGCTCCGACGACACCCGGCAGCTTCGCGGCGAGAGTCGTCGCATCGAGCTTCCTCGGCTCCCTCCGACGCACTCAGCTGAGCCTCTCCGACGGCACCCTGGTCTCGGTGCAA